A part of Thermodesulfobacteriota bacterium genomic DNA contains:
- a CDS encoding serine protease translates to MAAKKKSPTSTGWHTPVSNDPEEAVISKTVSKPPMEGVNPKKGKVNDDGTEAVKEYKRIKVPENMVAKFLALPKGPLLRDIGEASFGPPPPKAKGIIATPETVIGADDRIQITNTSAYPWRVHCSLMITGADNSMWIGTGWFIGPRTLMTAGHCVYIKNSGVPGRDGWVKKIVVMPGRNGSNLPYGSVTSTSFRSVTGWTEKGDPNYDYGAIILPTDLGNTVGWIGFGVYTDAELLAATGNLSGYPGDKPSGTQWYHARRINSVNSLKVFYDIDTMGGQSGSAVYQIINGDRYAVAIHAYGIGGDATVNSGTRITNAVYNNMQAWLA, encoded by the coding sequence ACCCACTTCCACCGGTTGGCACACACCGGTCTCAAACGACCCAGAGGAAGCGGTAATAAGCAAAACGGTTTCCAAACCGCCCATGGAGGGGGTTAATCCCAAAAAGGGAAAGGTTAATGATGACGGAACCGAAGCGGTTAAGGAGTATAAACGAATCAAAGTCCCGGAGAATATGGTGGCTAAATTCCTGGCCTTGCCCAAGGGTCCCCTCCTGCGCGATATCGGGGAGGCTTCCTTCGGACCCCCGCCCCCCAAGGCTAAGGGTATAATTGCCACCCCGGAGACGGTAATCGGCGCCGACGACCGCATCCAGATCACCAACACCTCCGCATATCCCTGGCGTGTGCACTGCTCTCTAATGATAACCGGAGCAGACAATTCGATGTGGATCGGCACCGGATGGTTCATCGGGCCGCGTACGCTCATGACCGCGGGTCATTGTGTTTATATAAAGAACAGCGGAGTGCCGGGACGAGACGGCTGGGTCAAAAAGATCGTGGTCATGCCCGGACGTAACGGCAGCAACCTTCCCTATGGTTCCGTGACCAGCACCAGCTTTCGCTCCGTCACCGGCTGGACCGAAAAAGGAGACCCAAACTACGACTACGGTGCAATCATCCTACCGACGGATTTAGGTAACACGGTGGGGTGGATAGGATTCGGTGTTTACACGGACGCGGAATTGCTAGCGGCTACTGGTAACCTCTCCGGCTATCCCGGGGATAAACCCAGCGGCACCCAGTGGTATCACGCCCGCCGGATTAATTCAGTAAACAGCCTGAAGGTATTTTATGATATCGACACTATGGGAGGGCAGAGCGGCAGTGCGGTTTACCAAATCATAAACGGTGACCGCTATGCCGTCGCTATCCATGCCTACGGAATCGGTGGTGATGCTACCGTTAATTCGGGTACCAGAATTACAAATGCCGTATACAATAATATGCAAGCCTGGCTGGCATAG
- a CDS encoding carboxypeptidase-like regulatory domain-containing protein, protein MPQTGNIISGLVKDPGGKPVPLARVYFTEGPVPLPDIAALTNDNGEFSLSVPAAGRYKIACSAEGFESTVTEVTVKSGKMAKIQIRMKK, encoded by the coding sequence ATGCCACAAACCGGGAATATAATCTCTGGCCTGGTTAAAGACCCCGGTGGCAAGCCGGTCCCCTTAGCTCGAGTCTATTTCACCGAAGGCCCCGTACCGCTTCCGGATATTGCCGCACTGACAAATGATAATGGTGAGTTCTCCTTATCCGTACCCGCAGCGGGTAGATATAAAATCGCATGTAGTGCCGAGGGATTCGAGTCAACCGTTACCGAGGTCACGGTCAAAAGCGGCAAAATGGCAAAAATACAAATTCGAATGAAGAAGTAG
- the bioB gene encoding biotin synthase BioB, whose translation MWRAKISTLDIIREKLLERDESVTFDEALGLTEIPKEQVPDLISLARKVTLKYKGDGVFLRSIISAQTGNCPEDCSFCSQSVHYDTQINAHPLMAAEMILKAAQQAERMGAMDFCIVISAKGPTPRIFKKVLEAVDLLRENTGLKIGCSLGELTEEQAFTLKEHGVWRYNHNLETCRSYFPNVCTTHTYDDRVRTAKLVKKAGMNLCSGGIMGMGESVRQRIELAFEIKELDPSWVPINFLNPRPGTPFGDLPMVSPFEAVKTISIFRLILPDKILMTAGGREVTLRDLQAMGLLAGANAMILGNYLTTPGRPPEEDLRMLDDLQMPVRRDV comes from the coding sequence TTGTGGAGGGCTAAGATTAGCACGCTAGATATAATCAGGGAAAAGCTGTTAGAGAGAGATGAGTCCGTCACTTTTGATGAAGCCCTTGGGTTAACCGAGATACCAAAGGAGCAGGTTCCCGACCTTATTTCACTAGCCAGGAAGGTCACACTCAAGTACAAGGGAGACGGTGTTTTCTTGCGCTCCATCATTAGCGCACAGACCGGCAACTGCCCTGAAGACTGCTCATTTTGTTCCCAATCCGTGCATTATGACACCCAGATAAATGCCCATCCTCTGATGGCGGCGGAGATGATATTAAAGGCCGCTCAACAGGCAGAAAGAATGGGGGCTATGGATTTTTGTATAGTCATAAGCGCAAAAGGCCCCACGCCCCGAATCTTCAAGAAGGTGCTGGAAGCGGTAGACCTACTGAGAGAAAACACCGGCCTAAAGATTGGATGCTCTCTAGGAGAGCTAACCGAAGAGCAAGCATTTACCCTCAAAGAGCACGGCGTCTGGCGGTACAACCATAATCTCGAAACCTGTCGCAGCTATTTCCCAAACGTTTGCACAACCCACACCTATGATGACCGGGTGAGAACGGCAAAGCTGGTCAAAAAGGCGGGCATGAATTTGTGCTCGGGCGGGATAATGGGAATGGGCGAGTCGGTAAGGCAAAGGATTGAGTTAGCTTTCGAGATCAAGGAATTGGACCCAAGCTGGGTTCCCATAAACTTTCTGAACCCCAGACCGGGCACTCCTTTCGGTGATCTCCCCATGGTATCGCCGTTTGAAGCGGTTAAGACAATATCCATATTCCGGCTCATACTTCCGGACAAGATTCTGATGACCGCTGGCGGCAGAGAGGTTACCCTTCGCGACCTCCAAGCAATGGGACTCTTAGCCGGCGCAAACGCCATGATCCTTGGCAACTACCTTACCACTCCCGGCCGTCCGCCCGAGGAAGACCTGCGCATGCTGGATGACCTCCAAATGCCGGTGAGAAGAGATGTTTAA